In Argiope bruennichi chromosome 4, qqArgBrue1.1, whole genome shotgun sequence, the sequence TGTGACTCGAAGACGCGCATCGGGCTTCGCAGGCCCAAAAACGTTTTTCGTGAGAAAAacgcaaataaaattacatttacgttACCGAAAATCTAAGTTTCACAAAAGCAtactactgaaaatataaaataatgtttttcagataAATGCCACTTTCAATTTACACAATTACAACtagtttaattacaaaatatttaaaattgtttaaaggttcttttctctttaaaactgaaaattacaaaacatacatgagacataaattattactagtatttattaataaaaattatttctacattagtaaattaaaataaaacttacattttagaGACATTTGCAGCAAACAACGCTGCTATGTTCcccgcatacattttttttacacgcGGAACAACACATTTGGGATTTTCTGTCCTTTGTATTGGGACATACATGGCatctttttctagaaattttttgctttttttgcgGGGGAGTATCACAATTTTCACTGCGGTTACAATTCAATTGGTCACGCAATTGACGGGGAAGAGTAGCCTGCATACTTCTTTCTTGAAGGTGGTCcttcaataattctaaagaaagatCTTTTTTGAATAAACTTCTTTTCTTATACTGAACGGGTGGCGTATTTGATGACAGTAATATGATACGAGAATTTACAGTAGCAATATTCAGCATGCTGAAAAATATGACCATAGGCCATCTTTTACTTATCCTCGCAGTAGAATATGTAGCTGACATTTCATCCACTACATCAACTGCGCCCTTTGTAaggttataaaatgttataatctcTGGTTTCTTTGCTTCTCCTGTAGAAGCGTCAATTGTACCACCATTATGCATTGAGGATAAAAGAACAACACATTTGTTTTTTTTCGGTACGTAAGAAacctttgtcaaatttttttggaatccaaataatgttgaatattgttCTCGTTTTCTTCCAGAAATGAATTCCTTTGGAAGTTCCCTTTTATTTTTTCGGACTGTTCCcacaagtgtaatttttttcttcaataggTCTTTTGCTAAATCATAGCTAGTGTACCAATTGTCAACAGTTAGGTTGCGTCCTGAATTGAAAATAGGTTCTAGTAATCTCTTTACAATTTTGTCTGGGCCATTTTCAACGTTATATGGTCCTGCTGGTTGAATTCCTGCATAAATCTCTAGGTTCCATGTATAAAATGTTCTCGCATCTACCAaggcaaaaatttttattccatatttggCTGGTTTATTTGGCATGTACTGTCGAAATGAACACCTTCCTCTGAACGGTTCTAATTTTTCGTCGATTGTCACATATTCTCCAAGAGTTTGAACTTTTTGACAATTTGCgacgaacatttcaaaaatatttctgatgggAGCAAGTTTATCCACTTCTCTTCTAGAAGAACGATCTCTTATATCATCAAATCTGACACAcctcatcagaaataaaaaacgtTTATATGACATAGTACGGTGGAATATGTCAATTCCTGTTCCATCAGTAGCCCAGAGGTCCTTTACATTTACATGGGAAGATTTGTGCAGTCCACCAAAATAGAGAAGTCCTATAAAtgcctttatttcagaaatttttgtagGATGAGCGTCTCTTTCTCTTCCAAATTTACATGCAATTGATCGAATAAAAATGTTCGTGCACTCGACAATAATTGATATCATACTTTCATCAATCAGAAATGTCCAAGAATTTATTGGCGAGGATACATTTTTTGTTTCGTCAATATTTCCAGgcagttttgaaatgatattgtgAGCAGGAGTTCTCACATTTTTCCTTGGCTCCTTTTTATGCCATATCGTTTTACCGTCTTTCCCAACGTTATCATCGGTGGATTCACAAACGTACACTTCACTGTCTGAATCTAGCTCCTCTTCTGAATTCGATAAATGATCACTAATTAATTCTTCATCAACAATTTCTTCATCTTCCTCATTAAGAGATTTTTCATCTGTTGAAACTTCcgctaataatttttgtaatctttcGCATTCCTCTTTATAACTCAAGTATCGAGACATTATTGCGACCGTCTCCACTGCTTACAAAAACAGCTATGCGAAAGCTCGCATCGGGCTTTTGAGGCCCGCGCAGCTGTTTCTGACAGCAGGTGTTCCATTTTCAAAGAAACGAGAGGGGTGAAATTCCTAGAATGACTGGGGTCAGGTGGCAAATGACCTTGAACGCAGCTACTGGGGAACTTGAGTTTCTACGCTGAAAAACCGattttctgcagaatttttttcaagcgcTCGGGCCTCTGAGGCCCGACGCGCGCGCTCGCGGgttaaattaaaaccaatttatagatttctgaaaAGTTTTGAGTGAAATGCCTTCAGCCGTTCACTTGTTTCCGGGTACTATCCAAAAACAATTGAACACGGTAATGACAAAACctaaagagctagacagataaaatgtGATACACATGTATTGGCATCTAAAATGTACATCCGCAATTATAAGCTAGCTATATCACCTCTTATAATACCCCTTTTAAATTcagttacataaaaataattaaattatatggaTGCCCGTATGAGGCACGTCCAGTCATCTGTTGTGGGTAAAGAACACTATAACGTTAGCATTAGAATAGTGAAAACCAACACACGTGAGAGTTTCTCATCTCTTAGATCTATATTACAATAAAATCCGATAAGGGGCTTGTAACCAGGTTTTTTATAGCACATTTTTATGATTGCAAACATAATAACTTGAAGAACGCCATGAGTAAAATCCATGAAATATGATTGGGGAATTTGTGATTATATTTGtggttctgtatcaaatttttgtttcaattagtcGAAAAAATGGtgtctaaaataaacatttaattttcggGTGCTTATGTATTAACCACATATCAGAGATTTATCGCCAATAGAAGCCAAaaatcacacaatagattcataaaaatatctcgattcacgtcaaagatcaatatttcttaactattgctcACCAATGCCATGCACAAATTCACAAGTTTGTCCACATTCATAATTTCATGCGGGAGAAgacaataacatatttattagaaagcGAGTGTGAAGGATTTGGGCAACCACACCAAAGAAAATCACACTTTAGTTTcagaaatgtttcattaattaaaacagaGCAAAATATAATGCCttaagctatttaaaatattttaacgtctGGAAGTATGCttatctctaaatattttaaaattacaattagaatggtgatattatatatataaatataattatatttgcaaatattccTTATATTAATGCAAATATCTGATAGTTAATTTGAAGTCAAATAAAATACCTcagtgaattaaaataattggaattagAGAGTGAATCCgcaatatattctatttaaatgcaTTCCTTTGTAATTgagattgaaagaaaattttatattcattacaaaataaatacgaAACTTCAGTTTGGTTtgactgtttttaatttaattaatttccaggAAATTATAATCTGTCAAAAATTTTAGCAgaagtaatatttatgaaaattttctgaagttctAATTAGTAATTTCCCAAGATGttttcatttatgataaatatatactaaattaattttcttagaacTAACAActagatatttaaacattttgcagatttcatttgcttcattgtttcattattaaataacgaaggctttaaagaattttaagaatttgcagcgcatttcatgttttaattttcctaataataTTGGTGATGAATGGaatgttcaataaaattattgatgaaattattaattactaacaAGATACTTTTGAGAGTAACAAAATATCGTAAGTAGAAACTAAGTGACGTTTTTGTGTACAAAATGCgtagttgcttttaaaaaataggacattatagaattttattaaaaaaatattaaaaataattagttaaacgTTCTTTCGataaagatacttttttaaactaaaatatatttaaaatttctgaattacttTTACGAAggttttcgaaaattttaaaagtttattttcgattttctttaggtttaattgatttaaaatatttttatatgatttcataCTTCAAATAGACTAAAAACCCATTTAGCTAAAtagctttgaaaatatatatataaggtttaATTAAGGTTACGGAATTAAATGTTTGTTCCATTTTGTAGGGTTGCCAtgtatttaagtatatttattgaaaaccagaagtatatattttagttaggtataattttaataatgtttttatttatattacaaattttattcagactgagagaaaaattcatataattttgtattttagttaAATACTCAAAAGTAAAATCGATTTAAATAACGCACGTGAACAAGTATGTCGTGTTGCCGAATTCGAGCGGCAAATTTAGAATGATAATAAGCATCAAGAGGATGATAAATTACCATAGAACATGATATCACAAAtctaatttattgaaagaaaagcaCGAAaatagtgttacgaaatttccggggttcgtttggatagtgggggttatatggtgtgaagtacgctcaatcaccaggtggcagtagaaaatagaacaacgacgtttatttacacgaagacacacaggacagcacaaaaacgaCAACAATGTAAAACACAGAAGACGATAATCTTCATCCGAGACGTCcagcatacaaaactctactacagacagtagcacacagcttagttcagcgctagcttcactccgtcgctgctccgcttaccTCTGGTTctttactgtcgattccgactattctgccctagcagctgcagccgcctccttttataggtcccaggaggcggggctagaagcctctcaaccaatcaggaacgttcgaggagtatctcggttcctactggacggatcgggaaaattctcgatgtttcgggtataatctattctggggccaaagtcgccaaatggtcgccaagtttgtcgccaagctctggaacctccgacgcgatcCAGGACTCtgtccagtacagatgactgtaaaacattctttcagaGGGTgtaaccaactatgctgggaagcagcttTACAGATTCGTAAAAATAGTTATGAAGTATATGACGTAGAGTGAAACAAAAATGgctaaatataattagaaaagcatttatttgatttaaagcaatattataataTAGATAAGGGACAACGTCAGAAAGgacacgaaaataaattttataggaatTGTTCGAAATTGCTACCGCTAAGGTCATTGCCCATCCGACTCCGCTGCATTAAAAGTTGCCGTAAATCCATGTATTCGTTTGACCACTGTATTTTTACGATTTTCCATGATTAAATGTGATTTGCGACGCTATGTTCtagagtagttttttttttaatctttttgatgCGCTCTGAATGCGAGATTCGAATTCGGCAATACCTTTTATGTGAAGATAGAGTACTTTTAACTAagatattcaacattattttaaaaagtcatgaGCACAATCATTGcagcatttaaagaattttagacaTCATCTTTGACATTCATATGAATAAATGTATGCTTCgtcaattgaaattttctaaattagtttatgccaaatccttttttaaacagaaatgaaaactTATTCAAATCTTTGATAATGCGCAGATGGTCCAAAAAAAACACTTCCTTATTTGgtgggaaaatttaaaataacttcccTCAGAGActtcaaaaaaaactttaatggtaGAATGATTCCCTAAATGGTAGAAGCATCCGCAGGTGCCTCCAAACAGGTAGTGGCTGTTGAATTGAatggaatcaaatttcatgtGTAATTTGAgctgaaatgtaaaaaatttcaaaactaaaatgtaCCAAAAGTTTGAATAGAATAATATGTCTCACTCATGGAAAAAGTCACCACATTGATATTATTGCACATTTATAAGATTCCTAACTTTGATGAATGAGAAGTCATTTTCTATTGAGTTTCTACTTGTATTCATTTATGTACGTGCATTTTTTATCACTCGATAATTACTGAAACCTTACATGCGCCATTTTCCAGTCATTCATTGCATTTATCCACAGTTTTCATTCGAACatgccaattttttttgttaacttttattatttcctcTCATACCAGGgacacggtggcctggtggtaagatatCGGTTTCGGAAGCGGAGggtctcaggttcgagacccaatttcaacgaagaaccgtcgtgttagCGGGTCTGGTGAACGTTAAACGTCCTTTACAATtttccttccgctggtgtggtgtggtgtggtgtggagagggggggggacaCCTGACCGCTGTTCAACATCATGAGATaaatcccaaaataaccctagtgttgctttaaaacgggacgttaatataactaaacttctgCCCATACCTTCGTTTTCCAATGTCTATATTTGAAATTAGGTACCATTCTATTCGTTAGTTGTAGGTGATGACGCCTTAAATcaatgaagtttattttaaggtcattatatatattcattttaaaaaaaatctataaaactgcttgcctcattaattttttatgtttaatgaaCAATTTagtaaaatacatacattttaaataataattcatatatgaCTGATAAAAGGACATATCAGAAATAATACCCGTAAAATggttttgtttaattcgttattAATTTAGGACATTGATTTCAAGGTAAAAAACTGTAATTACAATCAATGGTTATTATATaagttatgaataaattattttctccttAAAAGTCTGATAAAAtccttaacaaaatttaatttttgatacatttttaaagaaaatatattcctaacggaattctgcaaatacatttttaaaataattaataatatattacatcatatttcaatcaaaataaaattgtatttctgaatatatcatcgataaaaaatgtttaattctgtaaatattcCTAACCTTCTATTTTTATACCACTTTTGAGTCAAGCATAgcattttttaggattttttttatttttttttgtgtacagaaaatatcaatattctGCTCTTTTATCAGCCTAAGGAATAGTTTTATTCAGTGAACATTCATAACATTTcagcaaaaaacaaacaaacaaaaaacaaatccCCAACACATTTGTAATAGATTCAACTATAAATGCAGAACATTTGAAATCGTTTTAAGCAAATTTGAGTTTTTAGCGATGGTCTTTTCTGTCATGCCTATTTGCACAATCAGATCTagcaaatatcagaaaatatacaTCAAAAGCTCTTCGACGTATATTTAAACTGACTTCAAGATTTCTTCTCATAGGATTAGATTCTTTATCCCGTCAAAAAATGTGTATTCCTCTTATCCCATGTCTCCCTCAATATTcctttttctgtcaaaaaaagtgatttttttatcaatggtTTTTTAGTCCTTTCAACAATATTTTGTCTCGGAAAATAAATCGAAGggaaatattcacaaattttattttctgaacagTAAACCCTTTTAAATGGCTTCaatatgttttactaaaataaatgcgAAATTCTTAGATATAATTTTGTCATATTTCTAAGCATAATTCAATAGaactctaatattttatttctgctttattttgtGATGAAATGCAATGAAAATGCATGATTGTGTGTAGTTTTTCAGGAactcattatcatttaaaaaaataataattcggaATCTCTATTGAAATCTACATAAACTTTTGTGAGGtactattgaaaattataatttttcattccgttggaaaaaatacatttcctGATTATATGAATAGTTTTTATGTTACACTTAATATTGTTAGTATTGTTCAGCAAAAATATCCCATATCGTGAAAAGAGTGTTCTGAATTTAGTTCTTTATTGCCTAATACGATCCAATTACCAATGTCACCAATTTTTAGCCTTTAGAAAAACGAATAAGTTTAATTGATGCAATAATTTACATCAATCCTTTTTAGAATCTGTTTTAATCTTTTGAGTCATCAACATGCTCTATCTTTTTCCCAATACAAATTATCAATGCCtgcatctaaattttaataacaaagtaaaattttagttcGTGTACGCGATATCATCATATCAAACTGAGTATCACAACAGAATATTGATTAACTCGGTTACGTTAGTTGTAGctcaattaagataaaaatgaatttactccAAAATAAAGTTGTTTGGTCGACGATAAGACAAATGGTACAGTAAacagcatattaaatattttgaactaatcCTGTATACCCCATTAGATACCCAAGGAATCATTAGCAAAAGAAATTGTGCGAAAACTATTCTGTGAATATTACATGTGTGAACCACAATTGTGTTCACACATTAAATGATGATCCTTTCTTTGAAGGAAAGTTTAATAGGAGATCACAAAATGCATTTCCATGATATGGAATAGcatgtcattaaaatatatattcatcctTATGGGCGAAAccgatgaatatattttattgcaaggaGTTGATCAGTCTCTTCTCTATTCATcgtttatatgtatttattctttCTCATAATCATTTTGATAGAGTTGAATCAGTTATCAAGGATTCAAAATGTGAATATATAGTCTATTAGGTGATCGAAAACACCATGTATCTTTTCTTATGAAACTGATGCATGGTAGATCATCAATGAAGTCGGATTTCGAAGAGTATACACGATTATATGAACCTAACAAAGGATGATTAAGATATGCCGAGGTAAGAATTCAGTGTGTGGCTGGGtactttttcaagaaaattgatCAACCCAGATTTTCACTGATGATCAATTACTTTGCTGTAGTGAATCGCTGAGcaaaaaaacacagaaataaatttgGCTTATAATGGCTCGTTTCAGCAgaattttacacaatattttttttggaagCATGCCTTTATCTATAAAACTTACTGCTCGGATCCTGAAGACTCTTGTATCATATTACTGTGTCCGAAAAATGGAATGTAAATGATATTGTAAGTATGTTTTGAGTGAGGTATCATtcctaaaaaatattcaatatgtcGCTTGGTACACCTTTAATATTGATTAATCAGCCCATATTTCTATCTAGGAGCAGTTGTTTTCCACTACGCCAAGTGATTTGCTGAAttgaaaatacagaattaaatttcatatttagaatcTAGCTTTGGCAACAGTTCACATGATTGCTTTATTCCAAATCGgtgtttaaattatatgtaaaactgTTATACTAGCAACATTATCagtaagaaaaattgttttcagtgtTAAGATGATTgcttaatggaaaaaaatgaacaagTAATGAACTGTAATTACGAAGCAAAGCTTTAActcagaatataaaatgaaaggtgaaacaaaaaaataatggaagaatGTCGGAACACAGCTTCCTTCTCGCATTAATTCGGTAAGTTGtactttctttattataaattttttttggtgaattaaaaatgcttatatatttcaaataatattcacatGAAAAGTGTATAATAGTCCTACAATTTAACTCGTCTTCTCTCGTActttttaatagagtttttaataatattaagaactgtattttaataattttaagaagacGATACTCAATGATATTCTATGCTCTGCTTTTCCAAACATTCATGATTTTCTTGCTTGAAATCTAATTCATACCAAAAAACTtattatagatgttatttttaGATACCGTGAACAAAATGTATAAGTTTGATATAGCACACGATTTTAGCGATGAAAATGTGTAACATCGGCAATAGTTATTAAAAGGTTAACTGTTGTCAAGCAATAAAACGGTCTATCAAATTACTGTAGctgatttttttatgtgaaattattttttgacgtATGAACTCTTAAAACCCGTAATCTTACCAGTAATCTAAAAGACATGTCGAAATCGATCGAGTTTTAAGGAAAAGCATTACATCGGTCTTTTACTTAATCtggcattatttttcatttttaaattagatacAAATTTAAGGCTCTGCTGTTTGAATTTATAAGTTTTGCACGTctttaaattggaaataataattaatcccATACgggttttagttttatttctttttattgcatagTTTTCTTTAACTGTGacatgaaaatattgaagaaaatcttgctttacttcttatttaagtcataaaaattgaataatatatataaaaaaatactagaagtatttaaaataaagcactgaaatgaaatttctaatatttatcatttaatttactttacgtaattataagtatttattaaatcaaattttaggcATTTCTTAATGCCCAAGAAtttcagttttcttcaaaattttaatttgctaaatttttcaaaagtattgaagaaagaatgatattcgtaaaatttattgaatctagttttaatcaatgaaattctatcaaaaattcaATAGAGCAAactttgtttatatttcaaaagcattagtTTTCTTTACCATTGTAGTTGATATATATGTGTGCAATTACTATCATGTTGATTATAACGTGCTTTAAGAAGAATGAAATCCCAGTATTTTCTTGGGAAATTGTTTTACATCTTATTTTTATAGCGTTGAATATTCGTAGTCTTAATAATTTGCTTTATCTTTCATGAATTGTGGCGCTGAATTACTCAGCATTATTTATGGAGctgaattatcaaatatattcgATGGCCTTGAATTATCCAGCTTAGTTTTTAGTGCTGAAATAACTAACAGCTCAAAATTATTCTGGATTGTCTCACTATGCAtctaaatagatataaaatgcaTCTAAAGGAGTTCAATGCACAAAAATGGGAGAATAGTACcaaagacattaaaataataataaaacaaattaaaaaacagtttgaaCTATTGTTTTTTATCTGGTTAAAAGCGTGTTACAAACTCGCACGAATTTTTCCACGAATGCGCTTGGAAAatcttgaattaatataaatttcagatgAAAGTAAACAAGCATAAGTgcatttaattaagattaaaaacagtatatataaaaattataaaaattaataataaaaataattaaagttaaaaataattaaaatttttctttgcagtttaaaattggaaaaatcataggaaaaataaatttcaaattccattcctagcaattattttttcagaatagttttattatatgaaatataataaaaataggtttaatagttttatttcctttctagaaaactatttattcattaattagtttAATGTGATGTCATCTTAAACAATagctttttgtaaattattttgcttagaacttttaaaacttaatatagtTCTACAGGTATTAACTATTTATTCTTTAACTTATCCACTGagtaatcaatataaaaaaaataattaaatattatttcctttaaaattcgtTTGCAAACTtactttggaaattttttttttttttttttttttttaatttagagagtATGAAAAAACATCTTCCGATAAAATTTTGCTACAAAGCATTTCTTTCCTGAAATTTTTTGCTTTGGgttcaattttataatatgatctataaataatggactgtatttcaatattttttatctattaaattactTGAGATagttttgaatttctaaatttctaattattttaaataaaatgacgaactgaaaaaattaaatgcactgatatatttttatgctacaatacattttttaataaataatgaacacTTTGAAGCATTCTCTTTAgtaatatctgaagaatttaaattttgcttttattttattaatataaagtaagcaatcattatatttatgaaatataatgaagCCTTTGCATTTTAgtgtatattaataattttaaagtacgCTAAAAATGCTTTTCGAAATTTTTTGCctttacatatatatgtgtatatatatgcctctttaaaaattaatgaaataaaaagtttgtgTAGCTAAAAAGTAAGCATACCTAGAAGCATCGTATTTcaagcatataaaaatgaatttttaaaccattCCAAATTGTAAAGAACGATGacataagatttcatttttggtAATGTACATTTTTCTATGAGATGGCactacatttattataaatattaataacaaacacagcataatacaatattttagaaaatattcagcTACAAATTGTtccaattcatattttatttcaagcatcaagaaaattcattaaatgaatttttgaaagcatttggaattttttccccatatatatatattttaaaagattataataacCAAAAGTCTTTGCCTTCactatatttttacaatgtaCTTGCGTTGGAAAATGCCATGCCATTTATACCGTGCCtacgaaacaatttttatttaaatatttgatatttaaatcaaagATCTACTTCAATAACTCAATACTTTTC encodes:
- the LOC129966228 gene encoding piggyBac transposable element-derived protein 4-like — its product is MSRYLSYKEECERLQKLLAEVSTDEKSLNEEDEEIVDEELISDHLSNSEEELDSDSEVYVCESTDDNVGKDGKTIWHKKEPRKNVRTPAHNIISKLPGNIDETKNVSSPINSWTFLIDESMISIIVECTNIFIRSIACKFGRERDAHPTKISEIKAFIGLLYFGGLHKSSHVNVKDLWATDGTGIDIFHRTMSYKRFLFLMRCVRFDDIRDRSSRREVDKLAPIRNIFEMFVANCQKVQTLGEYVTIDEKLEPFRGRCSFRQYMPNKPAKYGIKIFALVDARTFYTWNLEIYAGIQPAGPYNVENGPDKIVKRLLEPIFNSGRNLTVDNWYTSYDLAKDLLKKKITLVGTVRKNKRELPKEFISGRKREQYSTLFGFQKNLTKVSYVPKKNKCVVLLSSMHNGGTIDASTGEAKKPEIITFYNLTKGAVDVVDEMSATYSTARISKRWPMVIFFSMLNIATVNSRIILLSSNTPPVQYKKRSLFKKDLSLELLKDHLQERSMQATLPRQLRDQLNCNRSENCDTPPQKKQKISRKRCHVCPNTKDRKSQMCCSACKKNVCGEHSSVVCCKCL